A single genomic interval of Halobacillus halophilus DSM 2266 harbors:
- the ispG gene encoding flavodoxin-dependent (E)-4-hydroxy-3-methylbut-2-enyl-diphosphate synthase, whose protein sequence is MTHRKDTRPVKVGDVTIGGADEVVIQSMTTTKTHDVEATVAEIKRLEEAGCQVVRVACPDDRAADAIPEIKKRINIPLVVDIHFDYRKALKAIEGGADKIRINPGNIGKREKVEAVVNAAKEKGIPIRIGVNAGSLERHILEKYGYPTADGMVESALHHIKILEDLDFHDIVVSLKASDVHLAIEAYEKAAQAFSYPIHLGITESGTLYAGTIKSAAGLGAILSKGIGSTLRISLSADPVEEVKAAKELLKSFGLAANAATLISCPTCGRIEIDLISIANEVEEYIQTIKAPIKVAVLGCAVNGPGEAREADIGIAGARGEGLLFRHGEIIRKVPEDIMVEELKKEVDKLAEEHYEKQRIEKEKLEQKA, encoded by the coding sequence ATTACCCACAGAAAAGATACACGCCCTGTAAAAGTAGGTGACGTGACCATCGGCGGAGCTGATGAAGTCGTTATTCAATCCATGACTACTACCAAAACGCACGATGTTGAAGCTACTGTAGCCGAAATTAAACGTTTAGAAGAAGCGGGCTGCCAAGTCGTACGTGTTGCATGTCCTGATGACCGTGCAGCAGACGCTATACCTGAAATTAAAAAGCGTATCAACATACCGCTGGTTGTCGATATTCACTTTGATTATAGAAAAGCCCTGAAAGCAATTGAGGGCGGTGCAGATAAAATCCGTATCAACCCTGGAAACATTGGTAAACGAGAAAAAGTTGAAGCGGTGGTAAATGCTGCTAAAGAGAAAGGAATCCCTATTCGCATTGGAGTTAATGCCGGTTCCTTAGAAAGACATATCCTTGAAAAGTATGGATACCCAACTGCAGACGGTATGGTTGAAAGTGCCCTGCACCACATTAAAATTCTAGAGGATCTAGATTTTCATGACATCGTCGTTTCATTGAAAGCTTCAGATGTACACTTAGCCATTGAAGCTTATGAAAAAGCTGCTCAAGCATTCTCGTACCCGATTCACTTGGGTATAACTGAATCAGGCACTCTATATGCAGGTACAATAAAGAGTGCGGCAGGTCTAGGCGCTATTTTGAGTAAAGGAATTGGAAGCACGCTACGCATCAGCCTTAGTGCTGACCCGGTCGAAGAGGTAAAAGCTGCTAAAGAACTGCTTAAATCATTCGGGCTTGCTGCAAATGCGGCTACCTTAATTTCCTGTCCAACTTGCGGACGTATCGAAATCGATTTAATCTCTATTGCAAACGAAGTTGAAGAATATATCCAAACTATCAAAGCCCCTATTAAAGTTGCCGTATTAGGCTGTGCTGTGAATGGCCCTGGTGAAGCACGAGAAGCAGATATAGGTATCGCGGGTGCACGAGGAGAAGGTCTTCTGTTCCGCCATGGAGAGATTATCAGGAAGGTTCCTGAAGATATTATGGTGGAAGAACTCAAAAAAGAAGTCGATAAACTCGCCGAAGAGCATTATGAGAAACAGCGTATCGAAAAAGAAAAATTAGAGCAAAAAGCATAA
- a CDS encoding DUF2624 domain-containing protein translates to MKQVAQQFVMQKLKQLTVHDLMSYSKQYTIPISKSEAELIVKALRKNKENPFEPNGRKRMLTKLAAITSKDTARSVNRLLMELAKEHGVAHWLK, encoded by the coding sequence ATGAAACAAGTAGCTCAACAATTTGTTATGCAAAAGTTAAAACAGCTGACAGTTCATGACTTAATGTCTTACAGTAAGCAATACACAATCCCTATATCAAAGTCTGAAGCTGAATTAATCGTTAAAGCTCTTAGAAAAAATAAGGAAAACCCTTTTGAGCCCAATGGACGCAAACGAATGTTAACTAAACTTGCTGCCATTACTTCCAAAGACACAGCTCGCTCTGTGAATCGCCTTCTAATGGAACTGGCTAAAGAGCACGGTGTGGCTCATTGGTTAAAGTAA
- a CDS encoding deoxyribonuclease IV — translation MKLGSHVSMKGKKMLLGASEEAASYGSGTFMIYTGAPQNTRRRPIEELNIEAGQEHMKSHNISDIVVHAPYIINIGNTTKPETFQLGVDFLRNEIERTEAIGAKQIVLHPGSHVGQGLEKGLPKIIEGLNEVLHKNQDAQIALETMAGKGSEIGRNFEEIAKIIDGVTLNEKLSVCMDTCHIHDAGYNVVEDFDGVLNEFDKVVGLDRLKVVHVNDSKNVKGAQKDRHENIGFGHIGFKALHQVVHHPSLKDLPKILETPYVGEDKKNKKPPYGFEIEMFKEGNFDEELKDKIMKQ, via the coding sequence TTGAAACTGGGGTCGCATGTTTCAATGAAAGGGAAAAAGATGCTCCTTGGAGCAAGTGAAGAGGCTGCATCTTATGGTTCTGGTACATTTATGATTTATACGGGAGCGCCTCAAAACACAAGGAGACGTCCTATAGAAGAATTAAATATTGAAGCTGGGCAGGAGCATATGAAATCACATAATATCTCAGATATTGTTGTTCATGCTCCGTATATCATTAATATCGGTAATACAACTAAGCCTGAAACTTTCCAATTAGGTGTAGACTTCCTTCGAAATGAAATCGAACGTACAGAGGCTATAGGAGCAAAGCAAATTGTACTGCATCCTGGCTCTCACGTAGGACAGGGGCTGGAGAAAGGGCTTCCTAAGATTATCGAGGGTTTGAATGAAGTGCTTCATAAAAACCAGGATGCCCAAATAGCGCTCGAGACAATGGCTGGCAAAGGATCTGAAATCGGTCGGAATTTTGAAGAGATAGCCAAGATTATAGATGGTGTCACATTGAATGAGAAATTATCCGTATGTATGGATACTTGTCACATTCATGATGCTGGTTATAACGTCGTTGAAGATTTCGATGGAGTACTGAATGAGTTCGATAAAGTTGTAGGTCTGGACCGGTTAAAAGTCGTACATGTGAATGACAGTAAAAATGTAAAAGGTGCTCAAAAAGACCGCCACGAGAACATTGGTTTTGGACATATTGGTTTTAAAGCCTTACACCAGGTAGTCCATCATCCTTCCTTAAAGGATTTGCCTAAGATCCTTGAAACACCTTATGTAGGGGAAGATAAGAAAAATAAAAAGCCTCCCTATGGATTTGAAATTGAAATGTTTAAAGAAGGAAATTTTGATGAAGAATTAAAGGATAAAATAATGAAGCAATAA
- a CDS encoding DEAD/DEAH box helicase: protein MSTHKFEEFAITPVISQIIGELGFHEPTPIQREVMPAALRGESLIGQSHTGSGKTHAYLLSLLNKIDENSSNVQFVITAPTRELAIQIHEEVKKAIQFGGKEKIWRSKLLIGGTDKQKMVDKLSSLPPHIIVGTPGRILDMVKEEAVDLHQAKGFVLDEADLMLDLGFIEDVDQILIRMDPDVQMLVFSATIPERLQPFLKKYLTNPSLIQIEDDKPSPESMEHRLVPLRHKNPADIIMDISEAIQPYLAIIFTNGKGHADELADALLSRGLEVGILHGGLSPRERKRMLKELQNLRYQYIVATDLASRGIDIQGVSHVINAQMPKEEEFYIHRVGRTARAGLQGTAINLYKEGDLPLIQKLESRGLTFNFYEVKNGEWKEVNSYNERQTRERKETDLEKKARQMVRKPKKVKPGYKKKMKKKADKNLKGLKRNQYRKK from the coding sequence TTTCATGAACCTACACCCATACAGCGCGAAGTCATGCCTGCTGCTTTACGAGGTGAGAGCCTGATTGGACAATCACATACTGGCTCTGGAAAAACGCACGCTTATCTATTATCATTGCTCAACAAAATTGATGAGAATTCTTCCAACGTTCAATTTGTTATTACAGCTCCCACAAGGGAACTGGCTATTCAAATCCATGAAGAAGTAAAGAAAGCTATTCAATTCGGTGGAAAAGAGAAGATTTGGCGCTCTAAGCTGCTAATTGGAGGTACGGACAAGCAAAAGATGGTGGATAAACTATCTTCTCTCCCTCCTCATATTATTGTGGGAACGCCGGGAAGAATTCTGGATATGGTGAAAGAAGAAGCTGTAGATTTGCATCAAGCCAAAGGGTTTGTGCTGGATGAGGCTGATTTGATGCTTGATTTAGGTTTTATTGAAGACGTAGATCAGATTTTAATTCGTATGGATCCTGATGTTCAAATGTTAGTCTTCTCGGCTACAATCCCTGAGCGCTTGCAGCCGTTCCTCAAAAAATATCTAACTAACCCCTCCCTTATTCAGATCGAAGATGATAAACCATCACCTGAGTCTATGGAGCACCGATTAGTTCCTTTACGTCACAAGAATCCGGCCGATATCATTATGGATATATCCGAAGCTATTCAGCCTTATCTTGCTATTATCTTTACAAATGGCAAAGGCCATGCCGATGAATTAGCGGATGCTTTGCTCAGTCGCGGCCTGGAAGTGGGTATTCTTCATGGAGGCTTATCACCAAGAGAGCGGAAAAGGATGCTTAAAGAACTTCAAAATTTACGATACCAGTATATCGTAGCGACTGACTTAGCTTCTCGTGGAATCGATATTCAGGGAGTCAGTCATGTCATCAATGCTCAGATGCCTAAAGAAGAAGAATTTTATATCCACCGTGTAGGTAGAACTGCTCGTGCCGGCTTGCAGGGAACTGCCATTAATCTATATAAGGAAGGAGATCTTCCCTTAATCCAGAAACTTGAAAGCAGAGGGCTCACTTTTAATTTCTATGAAGTGAAAAATGGAGAATGGAAAGAAGTTAATTCCTATAATGAACGCCAGACAAGAGAGAGAAAAGAAACAGATCTTGAGAAGAAAGCAAGACAAATGGTTCGTAAACCGAAAAAAGTGAAACCAGGCTACAAGAAGAAAATGAAGAAAAAGGCTGATAAAAATTTGAAAGGCCTTAAAAGAAATCAATATCGCAAAAAATAG